The following coding sequences lie in one Listeria ivanovii subsp. londoniensis genomic window:
- a CDS encoding winged helix-turn-helix transcriptional regulator — protein sequence MTDAHVVCPKFESAFQLLGKRWTGLIINVLLTGPKRFKQVAAEIPQMSDRVLAERLKELEEMDICVRQVYPETPVRIEYELTEKGKALQEVMLEVQCWADKWVEVAN from the coding sequence ATGACTGATGCACATGTTGTATGTCCGAAGTTTGAATCGGCGTTCCAATTGTTAGGTAAACGCTGGACAGGACTTATCATTAATGTCTTACTGACTGGTCCGAAGAGATTTAAACAAGTTGCTGCCGAAATCCCACAAATGAGTGATCGGGTGCTTGCAGAGCGTTTGAAGGAACTTGAGGAAATGGATATTTGCGTAAGACAAGTTTATCCAGAAACTCCTGTACGCATTGAATATGAACTAACTGAAAAAGGGAAAGCACTCCAAGAAGTCATGCTTGAAGTTCAGTGCTGGGCTGATAAATGGGTGGAAGTAGCAAATTAA
- the pheS gene encoding phenylalanine--tRNA ligase subunit alpha: protein MLEQLKTLKSEAEVQIAVATDLKTLNDLRVKYLGKKGPMTEIMKQMGKLSAEERPKMGSLANEVRTALTEAISSKQEILEKEAINEKLKSETIDVTLPGTHPSIGTAHLLTQVIEEMEDMFIGMGYAIAEGPEVELDYYNFEALNLPKDHPARDMQDSFYITENTLLRTQTSPVQARTMEKHDFKNGPIKVICPGKVYRRDNDDATHSHQFTQIEGLVVGENITFADLKGTLTVLAKTMFGEDREIRLRPSFFPFTEPSVEMDISCFKCGGKGCRVCKGTGWIEILGSGMVHPNVLEMSGIDSTRYSGFAFGLGPERVAMLKYAVDDIRHLYTNDLRFTKQFQSTETGEI from the coding sequence ATGTTAGAACAATTGAAAACGCTGAAAAGTGAGGCAGAAGTACAAATTGCAGTGGCAACAGATTTAAAAACATTGAACGACTTACGAGTGAAATACCTTGGAAAAAAAGGGCCAATGACTGAAATTATGAAACAAATGGGGAAACTTTCAGCAGAAGAACGTCCAAAAATGGGCTCACTCGCTAATGAAGTTAGAACAGCTCTAACCGAAGCGATTTCAAGCAAACAAGAAATTTTAGAAAAAGAAGCAATCAATGAAAAATTAAAATCCGAAACAATCGATGTTACTTTACCAGGTACGCATCCAAGTATCGGAACTGCTCATTTACTCACACAAGTCATTGAAGAAATGGAAGACATGTTTATTGGAATGGGTTATGCCATTGCAGAAGGCCCCGAAGTAGAGCTAGATTACTATAACTTTGAAGCATTAAACTTACCAAAAGATCACCCAGCTCGTGATATGCAAGATAGTTTTTATATTACAGAAAACACGCTTTTACGCACGCAAACTTCACCTGTACAAGCAAGAACAATGGAAAAACATGATTTTAAAAATGGACCAATTAAAGTGATCTGTCCGGGGAAAGTATACCGTCGTGATAATGATGATGCGACCCATTCGCACCAATTTACTCAAATTGAAGGACTCGTAGTCGGTGAAAATATTACTTTTGCAGACTTAAAAGGAACATTGACTGTTCTTGCAAAAACGATGTTTGGAGAAGACCGTGAAATTCGTTTACGTCCATCATTTTTCCCATTCACAGAGCCCTCTGTTGAAATGGATATTTCTTGCTTCAAATGTGGTGGAAAAGGTTGCCGTGTCTGTAAAGGAACTGGTTGGATTGAAATTTTAGGTAGTGGTATGGTTCATCCAAACGTGCTTGAAATGTCGGGAATTGATTCCACGCGTTATAGTGGATTTGCTTTTGGGCTTGGGCCAGAACGTGTGGCTATGTTGAAATATGCGGTGGATGATATTCGCCATTTATATACGAATGATTTACGCTTTACGAAACAATTTCAAAGCACAGAAACGGGGGAAATCTAA
- a CDS encoding transposase, with product MRKLGKWDTRFKETIVELYIAGTSVQTLSEDYGIAKATIYTWIKNKQTKEEKQNRPELATEHVEMQKEIQRLKEENEILKKCISIFTEKKKN from the coding sequence ATGAGAAAGCTAGGGAAATGGGACACCAGATTTAAAGAAACAATTGTAGAACTGTATATAGCTGGCACTTCCGTGCAAACTTTATCAGAAGATTATGGCATTGCAAAAGCAACCATCTATACATGGATTAAAAATAAGCAAACAAAAGAAGAAAAACAGAATCGTCCAGAGTTGGCGACAGAGCATGTGGAGATGCAAAAAGAAATCCAGCGATTGAAAGAGGAAAATGAGATTTTAAAAAAGTGTATCAGCATCTTCACGGAGAAAAAGAAAAACTAA
- the pheT gene encoding phenylalanine--tRNA ligase subunit beta — MLVSYNWVKEFFEEFPLSAEELGEAITRTGIEIEGVEELSASLKNVVVGEVLTCERHPNAEKLNKCIVQTDEAEPVQIICGAPNVAAGQKVIVAKVGARLPGGLKIKRAKLRGEVSEGMICSLAELGFESKVVPKAYAEGIYVLPEHVEVGVSAIRLLGLDDAILDMAITPNRADALSMTGVAHEVGAIIHQKPAQPTQPDVSEKGKADSFLTVEVENPMETPYYAIKMVENITIKESPLWLQTKLMKAGIRPHNNVVDVTNYINLLYGQPLHSFDYDKIGSKKIIVRSAKEQEEITTLDGEKRKLQAGHTVITNGTDPIAIAGVMGGESSEVTANTTTVALEGAIFSSSSIGKASRELYLRTEASIRYDKGSDAFKVEKALAHGGALIAELSGGTLVGGVVEVDNREKAINKIETSLTRINRILGTAITLSEIETIFNRLGFVLEVKEDTLMIEVPSRRWDITIEADILEEVARIYGYDEIPVTLPATSTTGGLSDSQKARRVMRAYLEGAGLNQALTYSLTSKKDATRLALSNEKTVALSMPMSEEHSHLRTSIVPQLIRSASYNIARKNMDVALYEMGTVFYATEGDNLPIEQEHLAGLITGNWHEADWQKTPKPVDFFVLKGIVEGLVKKLGIKAELVWKQTEKEELHPGRTASIYIEGKEIGYLGGVHPAVEANADLKETYVFELNVEALLGAAKEKVVYQPIPRYPEMTRDLALLVDKNTNHATIAEVIKAHGGKLLVDIELFDIFEGESLGENKKSLAYTLTFLDSERTLVEEDVQKATNKVVDALQEKLNAVIR, encoded by the coding sequence ATGTTAGTTTCATATAATTGGGTCAAAGAATTTTTTGAAGAGTTCCCGTTATCAGCAGAAGAGCTAGGAGAAGCAATTACCAGAACTGGAATCGAAATTGAAGGCGTGGAAGAATTAAGCGCTAGTTTGAAAAATGTTGTTGTGGGAGAAGTTTTAACATGCGAACGGCACCCTAATGCAGAAAAACTAAATAAATGTATCGTTCAAACAGATGAAGCAGAACCTGTGCAAATCATTTGCGGGGCTCCAAATGTGGCAGCTGGACAAAAAGTCATTGTTGCTAAAGTAGGCGCAAGACTTCCTGGTGGACTTAAAATCAAACGTGCTAAATTACGCGGCGAAGTATCAGAAGGAATGATTTGTTCACTGGCAGAATTGGGTTTTGAAAGTAAAGTAGTCCCTAAAGCTTATGCGGAGGGGATTTATGTGTTACCTGAACATGTAGAAGTAGGCGTGAGTGCTATTCGTTTACTTGGTCTAGATGATGCAATTTTGGATATGGCGATTACACCTAACCGTGCAGATGCCTTAAGTATGACCGGGGTAGCGCATGAAGTCGGGGCAATTATCCACCAAAAACCAGCACAACCAACTCAACCCGATGTATCTGAAAAAGGAAAAGCAGATTCTTTTTTAACGGTAGAAGTGGAAAATCCTATGGAAACACCTTATTATGCCATCAAAATGGTGGAAAATATTACGATTAAAGAATCACCGCTTTGGCTACAAACGAAACTAATGAAAGCGGGAATACGTCCACACAATAATGTAGTCGATGTTACTAACTATATCAATTTATTATATGGTCAACCACTTCATTCATTTGATTACGACAAAATTGGTAGTAAAAAAATTATTGTTCGTTCTGCCAAAGAACAAGAAGAAATAACTACTTTAGATGGTGAAAAACGTAAACTTCAAGCCGGTCATACGGTTATTACTAATGGAACCGATCCGATTGCCATTGCAGGTGTAATGGGCGGGGAGTCTTCTGAAGTTACAGCAAATACAACAACTGTAGCATTAGAAGGCGCTATTTTCAGTAGCTCCTCTATTGGTAAAGCTTCCAGAGAATTATATTTACGTACAGAAGCAAGCATTCGTTATGACAAAGGATCTGACGCTTTTAAAGTAGAGAAAGCACTTGCTCATGGTGGGGCGCTTATCGCTGAACTGAGCGGAGGAACGCTTGTAGGTGGTGTTGTCGAAGTAGATAACCGTGAAAAAGCAATCAATAAAATCGAAACAAGCTTAACTCGGATTAATCGCATTTTAGGAACAGCTATTACACTTTCTGAAATCGAAACCATTTTTAATCGACTAGGCTTTGTACTTGAAGTAAAAGAAGATACACTCATGATTGAAGTACCATCTAGACGTTGGGATATTACAATCGAAGCCGATATTTTAGAAGAGGTAGCACGTATTTATGGCTACGATGAAATTCCGGTTACACTTCCTGCAACGAGCACAACTGGTGGCTTATCGGATAGCCAAAAAGCTCGTCGTGTCATGCGTGCTTATTTAGAAGGAGCTGGGCTTAACCAGGCATTAACTTATTCGCTCACTTCTAAAAAAGATGCGACTCGTTTAGCTTTATCCAATGAAAAAACAGTTGCACTTTCGATGCCAATGAGTGAAGAACATAGCCATTTAAGAACAAGTATCGTACCACAATTAATTCGAAGTGCAAGTTATAATATTGCCCGTAAAAATATGGACGTGGCACTTTACGAAATGGGAACCGTGTTTTATGCAACAGAAGGCGATAATTTACCAATTGAACAAGAGCATTTGGCCGGATTAATTACTGGCAACTGGCACGAGGCGGACTGGCAAAAAACACCAAAGCCAGTAGACTTTTTTGTCCTAAAAGGAATTGTCGAAGGTTTAGTGAAAAAATTAGGTATAAAAGCAGAGTTAGTATGGAAACAAACAGAGAAAGAAGAACTACATCCTGGAAGAACCGCAAGTATTTATATAGAAGGAAAAGAAATTGGTTACTTGGGTGGAGTTCATCCGGCTGTAGAAGCAAATGCTGATTTAAAAGAAACCTATGTATTTGAATTGAACGTAGAAGCTTTACTTGGAGCTGCCAAAGAAAAAGTAGTTTATCAGCCAATTCCTCGCTATCCAGAAATGACTCGCGACTTAGCTTTACTAGTAGATAAAAATACCAATCATGCGACTATTGCAGAAGTAATTAAAGCGCATGGTGGTAAGTTATTAGTGGATATCGAGTTATTTGATATTTTTGAAGGAGAAAGCCTTGGCGAAAACAAAAAATCGTTAGCTTATACGTTAACTTTCCTTGATAGCGAAAGAACACTGGTCGAAGAAGATGTACAAAAAGCAACCAACAAAGTAGTAGATGCGTTGCAAGAAAAATTAAACGCGGTTATTCGTTAA
- a CDS encoding ABC transporter ATP-binding protein, translating to MTYVEMKDLSKYYQMGENVVTANDKITFGIKKGELVIIVGPSGAGKSTVLNILGGMDNASEGKIMVDNQDIAQYNAKQLTKYRRTDVGFVFQFYNLVPNLTAKENVELAAQIAPNALDAETVLNQVGLSHRLDNFPAQLSGGEQQRVAIARALAKAPKLLLCDEPTGALDYDTGKSVLKLLQETCKNTGTTVIIITHNTAITPIADRIIEINNAKVRSIKENPEPMSIDDLEW from the coding sequence ATGACCTATGTAGAAATGAAAGATTTATCCAAATACTATCAAATGGGTGAAAACGTTGTCACAGCAAATGATAAAATAACTTTTGGCATAAAAAAAGGGGAGTTAGTTATTATCGTTGGTCCTTCTGGTGCAGGTAAATCCACTGTACTAAATATTCTAGGCGGGATGGACAACGCTAGTGAGGGGAAAATCATGGTGGATAACCAAGATATTGCTCAATATAATGCCAAACAATTAACTAAATATCGTCGTACGGATGTTGGTTTTGTATTCCAATTTTATAATTTAGTACCCAACTTAACTGCCAAAGAAAACGTCGAATTAGCTGCCCAAATAGCACCAAATGCTCTAGATGCAGAAACGGTTTTAAATCAAGTGGGTTTAAGTCATCGATTAGATAATTTTCCAGCACAACTTTCTGGTGGAGAACAACAACGAGTCGCAATTGCTAGGGCTCTTGCAAAAGCACCTAAACTATTACTTTGCGATGAGCCAACTGGTGCACTGGATTATGATACCGGGAAATCAGTCTTAAAACTTTTGCAAGAAACCTGCAAAAATACTGGTACAACAGTTATTATCATTACACATAATACAGCCATTACGCCAATCGCGGACCGAATTATCGAAATTAATAATGCAAAAGTTCGTAGTATTAAAGAAAATCCAGAGCCAATGTCTATTGACGACTTAGAATGGTAG
- a CDS encoding ABC transporter permease, producing the protein MKRTALWKDIFREIWHSKSRFISIFMLIMLGVAFFSGLKATGPDMLLTANNYFSKYELANFRVQSTYGIDKTDKHVLESIAGVEEVELGYTADTLMKDKNIVTKLYSISNKEKLNEYKIVSGHLPEKSGEIALDNNKTMHENVQLGDEVTFVDNDGNNLTNTLVESTYKVVGFVQSPSYIQKAERGSSTVGKGKTDAFGVIPAQDFDLPEYTVANITFQNLADEKAFSDEYISTEEKDKASIEKAIKDQPANRLAKIKQTEQKKLDDATNEIKNARTELQRNEAKLADAKAQIGAGVTEYNTAKASYETKIKQGEAEIIAGEQALANAKNKLDAAKVQIAEGEKTLLQTEEELKENQARWEANNNLLNSVNSYLSNARSTLENALSQPDLADYELDRNSLTNAFNMVGTELNLSESEKADYKESLNRLMDDYENGDITDAEIRAALNTALEQVANAEQEYQTARTALDKGRRQLDQGAKTLAQKNQELQTAKASYQTGLAQYQTGMKKLASAKNELASGKETGRVELQNALTKLNAAEAEYEKNLNLFTAEKKKADIKLSKAEKKVQIGQEKLDALKSPKYYVLDRNDNPGYSEYKENADRLTSLSTAFPIFFFLIAALVCLTTMTRMVEEQRTQIGTLKAFGYSNGSIILKYLVYGSIASILGSIVGILIGFQFFPNIIFNAYKSMYEMPSVDIAFYWSYSLLALFVALLCTTFTAYVACRSELRANSATLMRPKAPKVGKRIFLERMNFIWKRMNFTSKVTARNLFRYKQRMLMTVLGVAGCTALILTGFGLRNSISDIATMQYGEIMKYDAAVYQDMSAPKTAKETYKELLDDPNVDSKLPIAQTNMDAVKSGQSAQAMSIIVPKNLNELPDYIVLRDRASHTTEKLTDDGAIISEKLAKLYNIKPGDKITVKNAHNDKFTIKVSAITENYAMHYLYMTSSYYQQIFDEKPVYNLDLLMLNDTSQKTETDFAEKLVDSKSTLNVTFSNNVSSMLTDTLDSLNIVIVVLITSAALLAFVVLYNLTNINVSERIRELSTIKVLGFYPKEVTMYVYRENIILTLMGIVTGFVLGFFLHRFIITTAEVDQMMFSPAIDWTSYLFSSILTLVFASVVMIVMHIKLKRIDMIEALKSVE; encoded by the coding sequence GTGAAACGTACAGCATTATGGAAAGACATCTTCCGTGAAATTTGGCATTCAAAAAGCCGTTTTATCTCCATTTTTATGTTGATTATGCTTGGAGTTGCTTTTTTCTCCGGCCTTAAAGCAACAGGACCAGATATGCTTTTGACAGCGAACAATTATTTTAGTAAATACGAATTAGCCAACTTTCGCGTACAATCAACCTATGGGATAGATAAAACCGACAAACATGTATTAGAATCCATTGCTGGTGTTGAAGAAGTGGAACTCGGTTATACCGCGGATACACTCATGAAAGACAAAAATATCGTTACTAAATTGTACTCCATATCAAATAAAGAGAAGCTAAATGAATACAAAATAGTAAGCGGACATTTACCAGAGAAATCAGGAGAAATCGCACTTGATAACAATAAAACGATGCATGAAAATGTTCAACTAGGCGATGAAGTTACTTTTGTGGATAATGATGGCAACAACTTAACCAATACATTAGTTGAATCAACTTATAAAGTAGTTGGATTTGTTCAGTCACCATCTTATATTCAAAAAGCCGAACGTGGCTCAAGCACTGTTGGCAAAGGAAAAACGGATGCATTTGGAGTTATCCCAGCACAAGATTTTGATTTGCCAGAATATACAGTTGCCAATATAACATTTCAAAATTTAGCTGACGAAAAAGCTTTTAGTGATGAATATATTTCTACGGAAGAAAAAGATAAAGCAAGTATTGAAAAGGCTATCAAAGATCAACCAGCAAATCGTTTGGCAAAAATCAAACAAACAGAACAAAAAAAGCTTGACGATGCAACAAACGAAATCAAAAATGCGAGGACAGAACTGCAGAGAAATGAAGCTAAACTAGCAGATGCAAAAGCACAAATTGGCGCGGGTGTTACCGAATATAATACTGCTAAAGCAAGCTATGAAACGAAAATAAAGCAAGGTGAGGCAGAGATTATTGCCGGAGAACAAGCTCTTGCAAATGCCAAAAATAAACTCGATGCTGCTAAGGTTCAAATTGCGGAGGGAGAAAAAACTCTCTTACAAACAGAGGAAGAACTGAAAGAAAATCAAGCTAGGTGGGAAGCGAATAATAATCTTTTAAATAGCGTTAATAGTTACCTGAGTAATGCAAGATCGACATTAGAAAATGCATTAAGCCAACCGGATCTAGCCGATTACGAATTAGACCGAAATAGCTTAACGAATGCTTTTAACATGGTAGGGACAGAGTTAAATCTTTCAGAGAGCGAGAAGGCTGATTATAAGGAAAGCTTGAATAGATTGATGGACGACTACGAGAATGGTGACATTACGGATGCTGAAATTCGCGCTGCTTTAAATACGGCACTAGAACAAGTCGCTAACGCAGAACAAGAATATCAAACTGCTAGAACTGCATTAGATAAAGGAAGACGTCAATTAGATCAAGGTGCTAAAACACTTGCTCAGAAAAACCAAGAATTACAGACCGCGAAAGCATCTTATCAAACTGGGTTAGCACAATATCAAACAGGGATGAAAAAACTTGCTTCTGCCAAGAATGAATTAGCTTCTGGAAAAGAAACCGGGCGTGTGGAACTACAAAATGCGCTTACTAAACTAAATGCCGCAGAAGCCGAATACGAAAAAAATCTAAACCTATTTACGGCCGAGAAGAAAAAAGCAGATATCAAACTTTCGAAGGCAGAGAAAAAAGTCCAAATTGGTCAGGAGAAACTAGATGCATTAAAATCTCCTAAATATTATGTGCTAGATCGAAATGATAATCCAGGTTATAGTGAGTACAAAGAAAATGCTGATCGCTTAACATCACTTTCAACAGCATTTCCAATTTTCTTTTTCTTAATTGCTGCGCTCGTTTGTTTAACAACAATGACTCGAATGGTGGAAGAACAAAGAACACAGATTGGAACCTTAAAAGCATTTGGTTATTCCAATGGTAGCATTATTTTAAAATACCTTGTTTACGGTTCGATTGCGAGTATCCTTGGAAGTATAGTGGGAATCTTAATTGGTTTTCAGTTCTTCCCAAATATCATTTTTAATGCCTATAAATCAATGTATGAAATGCCATCAGTGGATATAGCTTTTTACTGGAGTTACAGCCTATTGGCTTTATTTGTAGCACTATTATGTACTACATTTACTGCATATGTTGCTTGTCGTTCGGAACTTCGGGCAAATTCAGCTACCTTAATGCGACCAAAAGCACCAAAAGTCGGCAAAAGAATTTTCTTAGAACGAATGAACTTTATTTGGAAACGAATGAATTTTACAAGTAAAGTAACTGCTCGGAATCTTTTCCGCTACAAACAGCGGATGTTAATGACAGTTCTTGGTGTTGCAGGTTGTACAGCTTTGATTCTAACAGGTTTTGGTCTTAGAAATTCAATTAGTGATATTGCAACGATGCAGTACGGAGAAATCATGAAGTATGATGCGGCAGTTTATCAAGATATGAGTGCACCAAAAACTGCTAAAGAAACCTATAAAGAACTTCTAGATGACCCGAATGTGGATAGCAAACTACCAATCGCCCAAACGAATATGGATGCTGTCAAGTCTGGTCAATCGGCGCAAGCAATGTCGATTATTGTCCCGAAAAATTTAAATGAATTACCAGATTATATCGTTCTTCGCGACCGGGCAAGTCATACAACCGAAAAACTCACCGATGACGGGGCAATTATTAGTGAAAAACTGGCTAAATTATATAACATAAAACCAGGCGATAAAATCACTGTCAAAAATGCCCATAATGATAAATTTACTATTAAAGTTAGTGCTATCACCGAAAACTATGCAATGCATTATCTTTACATGACATCAAGTTATTATCAGCAAATTTTTGATGAAAAACCTGTTTATAATTTAGACTTGCTAATGCTAAATGATACTTCGCAAAAGACAGAAACTGACTTTGCAGAAAAACTAGTAGACAGTAAATCAACCTTAAATGTAACCTTCTCGAACAATGTAAGTTCGATGTTGACGGATACATTGGATAGTTTAAATATTGTTATTGTCGTACTAATCACCTCAGCTGCACTACTCGCTTTTGTTGTATTATATAATTTAACAAACATCAACGTGTCCGAGCGTATTCGAGAATTGTCGACTATTAAAGTGCTCGGTTTTTATCCAAAAGAAGTCACGATGTATGTATACCGAGAGAATATTATTTTGACTTTAATGGGAATTGTCACAGGATTTGTACTCGGCTTTTTCTTACATCGCTTCATTATTACGACGGCAGAAGTTGACCAAATGATGTTCAGTCCAGCAATTGATTGGACGAGCTATCTATTTTCCAGCATTCTCACTTTAGTATTTGCCTCTGTGGTTATGATTGTCATGCATATCAAATTAAAACGAATTGATATGATTGAAGCACTTAAATCAGTGGAGTAA
- a CDS encoding IS3 family transposase has product MAWIEKHREMHALGSLLQMIKLAKSTYYEYKRRAISRRERARKLREKRVQALFYENKQIYGARKLQFLLQKEGIMVTVRTISADMKRLQLRCCYIKKWRSKKGTKQEELLTNEIKTNQPTTAGTHVLTDMTYVWTQKDKWVYVITFLDAFTRKVLHFGVGKQMDSTFVDGHTKAVLEKYPSITLLHSDRGSQYTAGSYRDLLNENNVIVSYSKAGYPYDNAKIESYHASIKREQLYRLDFQHINDVYQAVFSYNYGFYNTKRIHQSLGYLTPNDFERKAN; this is encoded by the coding sequence GTGGCTTGGATTGAAAAACACCGAGAGATGCATGCACTAGGATCCTTGTTACAAATGATTAAATTAGCGAAATCTACGTACTACGAATACAAAAGGAGAGCAATAAGCCGAAGAGAGCGGGCACGAAAACTAAGGGAGAAACGTGTCCAAGCGTTATTTTATGAAAATAAGCAGATTTATGGAGCTCGAAAGTTACAGTTTTTGTTACAAAAAGAAGGAATCATGGTGACGGTTCGAACGATTTCAGCAGATATGAAAAGACTACAACTACGTTGTTGTTATATTAAAAAATGGCGATCTAAGAAGGGTACGAAGCAAGAAGAACTCCTGACAAATGAAATAAAAACAAATCAACCGACAACCGCAGGAACGCATGTATTAACGGATATGACCTATGTATGGACGCAAAAAGATAAATGGGTGTATGTCATTACATTTTTAGACGCCTTTACCCGAAAGGTCCTTCATTTTGGTGTTGGAAAACAAATGGATAGCACCTTTGTAGATGGTCATACAAAGGCAGTTTTAGAAAAATATCCCAGTATCACTTTACTGCATTCTGATCGTGGCAGCCAATATACCGCGGGTAGCTATCGCGATTTACTAAATGAAAATAACGTGATAGTTTCTTATAGTAAGGCAGGTTATCCTTATGATAATGCAAAAATCGAATCTTACCACGCCAGTATTAAACGAGAACAATTATACCGGCTTGATTTTCAGCACATTAACGATGTGTATCAAGCTGTATTTAGCTATAATTATGGTTTTTATAATACAAAGCGTATTCATCAATCTTTAGGCTACTTAACACCAAACGATTTTGAAAGAAAAGCGAATTAA
- a CDS encoding MarR family winged helix-turn-helix transcriptional regulator yields MEKQKVKQLIHSYQQTYIFALTQIHQAISELSINTADISIEQFFVLREIAENDGISASDLALCLLVNKSAVTPKLKKLEEKGYIRREKNEKDKRAIVLTITKKGKEIYQECEQKLENLVNEWLEILGEKDSEQFLMLYEKITKSVIQTRR; encoded by the coding sequence TTGGAAAAACAAAAAGTAAAACAGCTGATTCATAGCTATCAACAAACCTACATATTTGCATTAACTCAAATCCATCAAGCTATATCAGAACTTTCCATCAATACAGCAGATATTTCGATTGAGCAGTTTTTTGTTTTACGAGAGATTGCCGAGAACGATGGAATTAGTGCTAGCGATTTAGCTTTATGCTTGCTTGTAAATAAAAGCGCCGTCACTCCAAAACTCAAAAAACTAGAAGAAAAAGGGTATATCAGACGAGAGAAAAATGAGAAAGACAAGCGAGCCATTGTTTTAACTATCACGAAAAAAGGTAAGGAAATCTATCAAGAATGTGAACAGAAATTAGAAAATCTAGTCAATGAATGGTTAGAAATTTTAGGAGAAAAAGATAGCGAACAATTTTTAATGCTATATGAAAAAATCACCAAGTCAGTCATTCAAACTAGGAGATAA